A portion of the Carya illinoinensis cultivar Pawnee chromosome 11, C.illinoinensisPawnee_v1, whole genome shotgun sequence genome contains these proteins:
- the LOC122280691 gene encoding uncharacterized protein LOC122280691, whose amino-acid sequence MAKNRNKKKRKADVSMDISEETVADLPQAMDTLESGAQNPASGAAIKKVKKGRPMKRSKNVRKTKSIEKAISKNEMYVEKNLKHENKKSRTQSAKNLYD is encoded by the exons ATGGCGAAGAACAGGAACAAGAAGAAGCGAAAAGCTGACGTTTCAATGGATATATCCGAAGAGACTGTTGCAGATCTACCTCAAG CAATGGACACGTTAGAGTCTGGAGCTCAGAATCCCGCTTCTGGTGCTGCAATTAA AAAGGTGAAGAAGGGGAGACCAATGAAGAGATCGAAAAATGTCCGAAAGACCAAATCCATAGAAAAAGCCATATCTAAAAATGAGATGTACGTTGAGAAAAACTTGAAGCATGAAAACAAAAAGTCAAGAACGCAGTCCGCCAAAAATCTGTATGACTGA